One Deltaproteobacteria bacterium DNA segment encodes these proteins:
- a CDS encoding GNAT family N-acetyltransferase: protein MTHTWHIRDYRDGDEEQILDLRRRVFGDLDPVRLMPETWRWQFRDNPSGEALWALAQDHDRIVGQYAVIPTRFSVQGNETRFALSCDTMIDPGYRRQGLFIALARKTYQRLASERDITTVWGFPNEASLPGFTRHLDWRLLTVFPLRIIPLRPLTMLRMRLGLKKDPGNTPAGREGGADATVSANIAGLRVEPVTRFDKEYDDLWNRRKNPAPVIQIRDAAYLNWRYADIPDFGYRPFAVRSGGRLLGYMVIRTLTLMGHFFGVLTDLFPFPIRDTLTTQQLFRFAGGYIKAEGGEFMTCLMSQADPAFLKDAGLRTVPAILNPRKWHLGARYADRDHAVLGSAHNWHLTYGDTDIV, encoded by the coding sequence ATGACCCATACCTGGCACATACGGGACTATCGGGATGGGGACGAGGAACAGATCCTGGACCTTCGCCGACGCGTCTTCGGCGACCTGGATCCTGTCCGGCTCATGCCCGAGACTTGGCGCTGGCAGTTTCGCGATAATCCTTCGGGCGAGGCCCTCTGGGCCCTGGCCCAAGACCACGATCGGATCGTGGGCCAGTACGCCGTGATCCCCACCCGCTTTTCCGTTCAGGGCAACGAGACCCGGTTCGCCCTCTCCTGCGATACCATGATCGATCCCGGCTATCGAAGGCAGGGGCTCTTTATTGCCCTGGCCCGGAAGACCTACCAGCGGTTGGCATCGGAAAGGGACATCACCACGGTCTGGGGCTTTCCCAACGAGGCGTCCCTCCCCGGATTCACCCGGCATCTTGACTGGCGCCTCCTCACGGTCTTTCCCCTGCGGATTATACCCTTGAGGCCCCTGACCATGCTGCGGATGCGCCTTGGCCTGAAAAAAGACCCCGGCAACACGCCCGCAGGACGGGAGGGTGGCGCTGATGCAACGGTCTCTGCGAATATTGCCGGCCTCCGGGTGGAACCTGTGACCCGATTTGACAAGGAATACGACGACCTTTGGAACCGGCGCAAAAACCCGGCCCCCGTCATCCAGATCCGCGATGCCGCCTATCTTAACTGGCGTTACGCGGACATCCCTGACTTCGGCTACCGGCCCTTTGCCGTCCGGTCCGGCGGGAGGCTCCTGGGCTATATGGTCATCCGTACCCTGACGCTCATGGGGCATTTTTTCGGGGTCCTGACCGATCTGTTTCCATTCCCGATCCGGGACACCCTCACCACCCAACAGCTTTTTCGCTTTGCCGGGGGCTACATTAAGGCCGAGGGGGGGGAATTCATGACCTGTCTCATGTCCCAGGCAGATCCCGCCTTCCTAAAGGACGCGGGGCTGAGAACGGTCCCGGCCATTCTGAACCCAAGAAAATGGCATTTGGGGGCCCGGTATGCGGACCGGGACCACGCCGTGCTGGGGTCCGCCCATAACTGGCATCTCACCTACGGGGACACGGATATTGTGTAG
- a CDS encoding glycosyltransferase family 2 protein: MTDGEGVTVFVPVLNEETLLVSHTKRLCAYLESLGRPYEIILGSNGSTDRTVPMAEALCRTYPRVRFFHLPQKGVGRAFKEGIRISRYDRIVTVDMDLSIHLGFIGEACRLLDEVDMVIGSKITGSQRRAWIRRLASISFIRLAGILLRIHANDYSIAAKGYHKALVQRYLPHLDDQTFYVVQLVYWASRDKKRLREIPVACTDLRGSRFNLIHEGFYKFGNLFRLWLGGLKKGK; the protein is encoded by the coding sequence ATGACGGATGGAGAGGGTGTGACGGTGTTTGTACCGGTATTGAATGAGGAGACACTCCTGGTGTCGCACACAAAGCGGCTCTGCGCATACCTCGAGTCACTGGGACGGCCCTATGAGATCATCCTCGGGAGCAACGGTTCCACGGACCGCACCGTCCCTATGGCTGAGGCGCTGTGCCGTACCTATCCCCGGGTCCGCTTCTTTCATCTTCCCCAAAAGGGGGTGGGGAGGGCCTTCAAGGAAGGGATAAGGATCAGCCGGTATGATCGGATCGTCACCGTGGACATGGATCTTTCCATCCATCTGGGCTTTATTGGAGAGGCGTGCCGCCTCCTCGACGAGGTGGACATGGTCATCGGGTCCAAGATCACCGGAAGCCAGCGACGGGCATGGATCCGCAGGCTGGCCAGCATCTCCTTTATCCGGCTGGCCGGGATCCTGCTGCGGATCCATGCCAACGACTATTCCATCGCCGCAAAAGGGTATCACAAGGCCCTGGTGCAGAGATATCTTCCCCATCTGGACGATCAGACCTTTTATGTGGTCCAACTGGTGTATTGGGCAAGCCGCGATAAAAAGCGGCTCAGGGAGATACCGGTCGCGTGTACGGACCTGCGCGGAAGCCGGTTCAACCTGATCCACGAGGGGTTCTATAAGTTCGGGAACCTCTTTCGGTTGTGGCTGGGGGGATTGAAGAAGGGCAAGTGA
- a CDS encoding tetratricopeptide repeat protein, whose translation MNVIRGEAFSGLRKHALWITDLVVLTAIAAFLLCYFEPRLLFSETITTGGDTASHYYTAEYLKNYLLPHGKISGWCQGNLGGFPILQNYFPLPFLLMALLSGVIPMEIAFKIVTVLGTFLLPICTYLYFRLLRHPFPVPVMGAVFTLPFLFMEGNSMWGGNIPSTLAGTFCYSLGFALAILWLGLAYRAVTAQKGRMTCAILLAMVGMCHGYTLLFAVFASAFFLFTGKDMARNLKTLLHIHVLAFFLMAFWLIPLILFLPYTTRFSILWIFFDLKQIGREIFPVILYPFMGLAVAGGIRAVIRKVRSPGAVALRPWAYVWFSALCGVALYFIGYRIGVVDIRFLPFLQFFLVTAGAMIFYWIAPHRKAAVLAVLMTVVLTFVWVDDRETFIHNWIRSNYTGVESRRLYEPFLSVNRFLKGTPDDPRVVYEHSMIHQGAGTVRAFESLPLFSGRSTLEGVYIQGSLSVPFIFYLQSEISQKASTPIPDYSYSRFNLEKGIAHLRLFNVREFIAAEPETKKALRASPEFRFEYGAGPYEVYALKTGARAYVTPVGFRPVLVSGGDWRRISYRWFRLGDLDVPLVFREGPDGRDLERFHSVAAGALDIRDLPKEPISGGGMVKEIVREEEIVIKGAVPGKPLLIKISYHPNWQVEGADTIYLASPAFMLIYPESSKVRLYYGRTWPDYAGVAMTLLAVLYILLRRISHTEPRSHGDKILKYWDLSRMENRISAWFDRWCLKGVLVLMGIACLGAGFYLVRLSPEFPVISHNKGIQAFTEEDFSTARDHFREVLDRFPQTLIVDQAAYHLAMCSFREGKWEDTIRELIWLLREYPETGRAGEAFYHVGICYLNLGRIPEAREWFSRTVREFPDEIWAQFAGDRLKEIQTR comes from the coding sequence TTGAATGTGATTCGGGGGGAGGCATTTTCAGGGCTGCGGAAGCACGCCCTTTGGATAACGGATCTGGTTGTTCTCACCGCGATCGCGGCCTTTCTCCTCTGCTATTTTGAGCCCCGTCTCCTCTTTTCAGAGACCATCACCACCGGAGGGGACACCGCATCCCACTATTATACGGCCGAGTATCTGAAAAATTATCTCCTCCCCCATGGAAAGATATCCGGATGGTGCCAGGGAAACCTGGGCGGGTTTCCCATACTGCAGAACTATTTTCCCCTCCCGTTTCTCCTGATGGCCCTCCTGTCCGGGGTCATCCCGATGGAGATCGCCTTCAAGATTGTCACGGTCTTAGGGACCTTTCTCCTTCCCATCTGCACCTATCTCTACTTTCGCCTGTTGAGACACCCCTTCCCGGTTCCGGTGATGGGGGCGGTGTTCACCCTCCCCTTCCTCTTTATGGAAGGGAACTCCATGTGGGGGGGTAACATCCCCAGCACCCTTGCCGGCACCTTTTGCTACAGCCTCGGATTCGCGCTGGCCATCCTGTGGCTGGGTCTGGCGTACCGGGCGGTGACTGCGCAGAAAGGCCGGATGACCTGCGCCATTCTGCTGGCCATGGTGGGCATGTGCCATGGATATACCCTTCTGTTTGCCGTGTTTGCCTCTGCCTTTTTCCTGTTCACCGGGAAGGACATGGCCCGCAACCTGAAGACCCTCCTTCATATCCATGTCCTGGCCTTTTTCCTGATGGCATTCTGGCTCATCCCGCTCATTCTTTTCTTGCCGTATACCACCCGTTTCAGCATCCTCTGGATTTTTTTCGACCTGAAACAGATCGGGAGAGAAATCTTTCCGGTAATCCTTTATCCCTTTATGGGTCTGGCTGTTGCGGGAGGAATCCGGGCCGTTATCAGAAAGGTACGGTCGCCGGGGGCCGTGGCCCTCCGACCCTGGGCCTATGTCTGGTTTTCCGCCCTGTGCGGGGTGGCCCTCTATTTCATCGGATACCGGATCGGGGTCGTTGACATCCGCTTTCTCCCCTTTCTCCAGTTTTTTCTGGTGACGGCCGGTGCCATGATCTTCTATTGGATCGCCCCCCATCGAAAGGCTGCGGTCCTGGCGGTCCTTATGACCGTGGTGCTGACCTTTGTGTGGGTGGATGACCGGGAGACCTTCATCCACAACTGGATCCGTTCCAACTATACAGGGGTGGAGAGCCGACGATTGTACGAACCGTTCCTATCGGTCAACCGGTTTCTGAAGGGGACTCCTGATGATCCCAGGGTGGTCTATGAACACAGCATGATCCACCAGGGGGCCGGCACGGTCAGGGCCTTTGAATCGCTCCCGCTTTTTTCCGGTCGATCCACCCTGGAGGGGGTGTACATCCAGGGGAGCCTCTCGGTCCCCTTCATCTTTTATCTCCAATCCGAGATCTCCCAGAAGGCCTCCACACCCATACCCGATTACTCCTATTCCCGTTTCAATCTGGAAAAGGGGATCGCGCACCTGAGACTTTTCAATGTCCGGGAATTCATTGCCGCGGAGCCCGAAACAAAGAAGGCACTGCGGGCCTCTCCGGAATTTCGTTTTGAATACGGGGCCGGTCCGTATGAAGTCTATGCCCTCAAGACCGGGGCCAGGGCCTATGTAACGCCGGTCGGGTTCCGGCCGGTCCTGGTGAGCGGGGGCGACTGGAGAAGGATCTCTTATCGATGGTTCCGGCTGGGGGACCTGGATGTGCCGCTGGTCTTTCGGGAGGGGCCCGATGGAAGGGATCTTGAGAGATTTCACAGCGTGGCGGCGGGGGCCCTGGATATTCGGGACCTCCCGAAGGAACCGATATCGGGGGGCGGCATGGTGAAGGAGATCGTCAGGGAGGAGGAGATCGTCATAAAAGGGGCTGTGCCGGGGAAACCGCTCCTCATCAAGATATCGTACCATCCCAACTGGCAGGTGGAGGGCGCCGATACCATCTATCTGGCTTCCCCGGCATTCATGCTCATATACCCGGAATCATCAAAGGTCAGGCTCTATTACGGCCGGACATGGCCCGACTATGCGGGCGTGGCCATGACCCTTCTGGCGGTCCTGTATATCCTCCTTCGAAGGATCTCTCACACAGAGCCACGGAGCCACGGAGATAAAATTTTGAAGTATTGGGACCTGTCGCGCATGGAGAACCGTATCTCTGCGTGGTTTGACCGGTGGTGCCTGAAAGGGGTCCTTGTCCTGATGGGGATCGCATGCCTGGGGGCCGGGTTCTATCTGGTCCGGCTGTCCCCTGAATTTCCCGTGATCTCCCATAATAAGGGTATCCAGGCGTTCACCGAGGAGGATTTCAGCACGGCCAGGGATCATTTCAGAGAGGTGCTGGACCGGTTTCCCCAGACCCTGATCGTGGATCAGGCCGCCTATCACCTGGCCATGTGTTCCTTCAGGGAAGGGAAGTGGGAGGATACGATCCGCGAATTGATATGGCTTCTCAGGGAATATCCGGAGACCGGACGGGCCGGAGAGGCCTTTTATCATGTGGGCATCTGTTATCTGAACCTGGGCCGGATACCGGAGGCCCGGGAATGGTTTTCAAGGACAGTACGGGAATTCCCGGATGAGATCTGGGCGCAATTCGCCGGAGACCGGCTCAAGGAGATTCAGACGCGATGA
- a CDS encoding response regulator: MADMTGTGKGAILVVDDVPEVRKLITEALGALGYPCEEAVDGFEALDLIRRQPFDIVLCDIRMPGMDGLKVMTEARKIRTDIPFIILTGYDGEYSYDEVMAAGAQDLVIKPFTREELKTKLVRILKEWRLADENVHLLKEQVRLNKTLSTVLGVAKDLSSELDFDRLFPLIISKVTDVMGAERTSLYVIGREEGEVCTTVAEKVDEIRLPMGHGISGRVAETGEIINVVDAWELPYFDRSFDLKNNFRTRSVLCAPITNHSGERIAVIQVINKIGKEGFDENDTDLLMSLASSAGIALENSFLMEELEASFEGAMETLAATVDARHPLTAGHSQRVTEYALLVAEEMNLSEDEQMVIRYAGLLHDIGKIGIHDSILLKDGPFTPEERAEMNDHPAKTRSILETFHFPRRLRQVPVVAAYHHERMDGHGYPYGLTGKDLPIGSKILAVVDVFDALTSRRDYPKYMDGGMMGFEGMPSRKVIHILEADSGTHFDPEVVAAFLRCLPRALRRHRGNHFSPEYVDDMICFLESKNADRTDQRS; the protein is encoded by the coding sequence ATGGCGGATATGACGGGTACGGGCAAGGGGGCAATCCTGGTGGTGGACGATGTCCCTGAGGTCCGGAAGCTTATCACCGAGGCGCTCGGAGCCCTCGGCTACCCCTGTGAGGAGGCGGTGGACGGTTTCGAGGCCCTGGACCTTATCCGGAGACAACCTTTTGACATTGTCCTCTGCGATATCCGCATGCCGGGGATGGATGGGCTGAAGGTCATGACCGAGGCCCGGAAGATCCGGACGGATATCCCCTTTATCATACTTACCGGTTATGACGGCGAATACTCCTATGATGAGGTGATGGCGGCCGGGGCTCAGGATTTGGTTATCAAGCCGTTTACCCGCGAGGAGCTGAAGACCAAGCTGGTCCGGATTTTGAAGGAATGGCGCCTGGCCGATGAAAACGTGCATCTCCTGAAGGAACAGGTCCGCCTCAACAAAACACTGTCCACTGTGCTCGGTGTGGCCAAGGACCTCAGTTCGGAACTCGATTTTGATCGGCTGTTCCCTCTGATTATCAGCAAGGTTACCGATGTGATGGGGGCCGAACGGACCAGCCTCTATGTCATCGGCCGGGAAGAGGGAGAGGTCTGCACCACGGTGGCCGAGAAGGTGGATGAGATCCGCCTCCCGATGGGTCATGGGATCAGCGGGAGGGTCGCTGAGACCGGCGAGATCATCAATGTGGTGGACGCCTGGGAACTTCCCTACTTCGACCGGAGCTTTGACCTCAAGAACAACTTCCGCACCCGGTCGGTGCTTTGCGCCCCGATCACCAACCACTCAGGAGAACGGATCGCGGTAATTCAGGTGATCAATAAGATCGGCAAGGAAGGCTTTGACGAGAACGATACTGATTTGTTGATGTCCCTCGCCTCGTCCGCAGGCATCGCCCTCGAGAACTCCTTTCTCATGGAGGAATTGGAGGCCTCTTTTGAGGGGGCCATGGAAACCCTGGCGGCAACCGTGGACGCCAGGCATCCCCTTACTGCAGGTCATTCGCAACGGGTGACCGAGTATGCCCTCCTGGTCGCCGAGGAGATGAATCTCAGCGAAGATGAGCAGATGGTGATCAGATACGCGGGGCTCCTGCACGATATCGGGAAGATCGGCATACATGACAGTATCCTTCTCAAGGACGGTCCTTTTACCCCGGAGGAGCGGGCCGAGATGAACGACCACCCGGCCAAGACGCGTTCCATCCTCGAAACCTTTCACTTTCCCAGACGCCTTCGACAGGTCCCGGTGGTGGCCGCCTATCACCACGAGAGAATGGATGGCCATGGCTACCCCTATGGGTTGACCGGCAAAGATCTCCCCATCGGTTCGAAGATCCTGGCAGTGGTCGATGTGTTTGACGCACTGACCTCCCGCCGGGACTATCCCAAATACATGGACGGTGGAATGATGGGGTTTGAAGGAATGCCGTCCCGTAAGGTGATCCATATCCTGGAGGCGGACAGCGGAACCCACTTCGATCCGGAGGTGGTAGCCGCCTTTCTGCGGTGCCTGCCCAGGGCCCTGCGCCGTCACCGGGGGAACCACTTCAGCCCTGAATATGTGGATGACATGATCTGCTTCCTCGAATCCAAGAACGCGGACCGGACGGATCAGAGGTCTTGA